One part of the Desulfonema ishimotonii genome encodes these proteins:
- a CDS encoding CheR family methyltransferase, which translates to MDDRQFQKLLDQLDLSWKGYRKVRKGVKKRIARHMQAVGCRTPEAYLRELADNPAALKQCGLLMTVSISRFFRDRNLWRILREEGVPELIRRFPEKLDVWSAGCASGEELHSFRILWEELSRTRGKLPALSLLGTDMNPDYLDRCRAGVYPRSNLREVPEELRLRYFDVRRGGRRCHLKPDLKEGIVWRRHDLFDAPPGPLFHIIFLRNNLLTYYLPHRQREAFAKIVATLAPCGILAIGSHECLPFTPERLIPHDSCPYLFRMRAG; encoded by the coding sequence ATGGATGACCGTCAGTTTCAGAAACTGCTGGACCAACTCGACCTCTCCTGGAAAGGCTACCGGAAAGTCAGAAAAGGGGTGAAAAAGCGGATCGCGCGGCACATGCAGGCCGTGGGATGCCGCACGCCCGAAGCGTATCTGCGCGAACTGGCGGACAATCCGGCAGCGCTGAAACAATGCGGCCTGCTGATGACCGTCTCCATCAGCCGCTTTTTCCGGGACCGGAACCTCTGGCGGATTTTGCGGGAAGAGGGCGTTCCCGAACTGATCCGGCGTTTCCCGGAAAAACTGGACGTATGGTCCGCCGGATGCGCCAGCGGTGAGGAACTCCACAGTTTCCGCATCCTCTGGGAAGAGCTTTCCCGGACGCGCGGGAAGCTGCCCGCGCTGTCGCTCCTGGGCACGGATATGAACCCGGATTACCTGGACCGGTGCCGGGCCGGGGTGTACCCCCGAAGCAACCTGAGGGAAGTGCCGGAAGAACTCCGGCTCCGTTATTTCGATGTCCGGCGCGGGGGTCGGCGCTGCCATCTGAAACCTGATCTTAAAGAGGGGATAGTATGGCGGCGGCACGATCTGTTTGACGCGCCGCCAGGCCCCTTGTTTCATATCATCTTTCTCCGCAACAACCTCCTGACCTATTACCTGCCTCACCGGCAGAGAGAGGCATTCGCAAAGATTGTGGCAACGCTGGCCCCCTGCGGCATACTGGCCATCGGATCACATGAATGCTTGCCTTTTACACCGGAAAGACTTATACCCCACGATTCCTGCCCGTATCTTTTCAGAATGCGGGCAGGCTGA
- a CDS encoding trypsin-like peptidase domain-containing protein, translating to MANDLFTIRNILKSSREQLLDRSNVVATGVGYKVTGGKKTSTLGIICSVTEKIPVSRLPSRDRVPQTLDGVPTDVIRTGPIRALQSSTDRHRPAPGGVSIGHRDITAGTLGCLVKRGDKLFILSNNHVLANSNAAKIGDPILQPGPHDGGKYPDDHIADLEDFVPISIVGVPSECEVAGQIAKWLNVVAKYLGKDTRLQAVRIQAEDNLVDAAIARPRSPEAEYVKNEILDIGAIAGTASGELDMAIKKYGRTTNFTTGQIEQVDVTVNVQYGEGRIASFTDQLMAGAMSQGGDSGSAVLDSDNRLVGLLFAGSENSTIINRIENVFSALRVSL from the coding sequence ATGGCCAACGACCTTTTCACCATCAGGAATATCCTCAAAAGCAGCCGTGAGCAGTTGCTTGACCGGAGCAATGTCGTCGCCACCGGTGTCGGCTATAAGGTGACCGGCGGCAAAAAAACATCAACCCTGGGCATTATCTGTTCGGTCACGGAAAAGATACCCGTCTCCCGGTTGCCAAGCCGGGACAGAGTGCCGCAAACGCTGGACGGCGTCCCCACAGATGTCATCCGCACCGGCCCCATCCGGGCCCTGCAATCCTCCACTGACCGGCACAGGCCCGCGCCGGGCGGCGTGAGCATCGGTCACCGGGATATCACCGCCGGAACCCTGGGCTGTCTGGTAAAAAGAGGGGACAAGCTCTTCATCCTGTCCAACAACCACGTTCTGGCAAACAGCAATGCCGCCAAGATCGGCGACCCGATCCTCCAGCCCGGCCCCCATGACGGCGGCAAATATCCCGACGACCATATCGCCGATCTGGAGGATTTCGTTCCCATCTCCATTGTGGGCGTGCCCAGCGAGTGCGAGGTTGCCGGTCAGATCGCGAAATGGCTGAATGTTGTGGCCAAATATCTCGGGAAAGACACGCGGTTGCAGGCGGTCCGCATACAGGCCGAAGACAATCTGGTGGACGCGGCCATTGCCCGCCCGCGCAGCCCGGAGGCCGAGTATGTCAAAAACGAGATTCTTGACATCGGGGCTATCGCCGGCACTGCTTCGGGCGAACTGGACATGGCGATAAAAAAATATGGCCGCACCACCAATTTTACCACCGGCCAGATCGAACAGGTGGATGTGACGGTAAATGTCCAGTACGGCGAAGGGCGGATTGCCAGCTTTACAGACCAGCTCATGGCCGGGGCCATGAGCCAGGGCGGCGACAGCGGCTCGGCGGTACTGGACAGTGATAACCGGCTGGTGGGGCTGCTGTTTGCGGGCAGTGAGAACAGCACCATCATCAACCGCATTGAAAATGTTTTTTCGGCACTGAGGGTCAGCTTATGA
- a CDS encoding serine protease, protein MFKQDLTGEYLEISNIQKDEQDSVLAKDNVVGVGIGHKTTDEKETGDVCMTVLVAQKLDASLLKIDDMIPPTIGKFKTDVIETGEIFAGTHHDTEDVALTEEENVGAQILAKRLRPVKGGYSVGHYKITAGTMATAVYDAKPYPGIPSKYYMLSNNHVLANSNNARIGDPILQPGPYDGGKRRKDRIARLSRFVPIRFNGPCNYVDAAIAEGQFHDLNREIYWIGYVKGVGAVKVGTIVQKTGRTTNYTTGKVVALNGTVNVNYGSGQVAKMCRQIITTNMSAGGDSGSLLCDLNENAVGLLFAGSSTVTIHNDIRYVQSLLNIRIV, encoded by the coding sequence ATGTTTAAACAAGATCTTACCGGTGAATATCTGGAAATATCCAATATTCAAAAAGATGAACAGGACTCTGTGCTGGCGAAAGATAATGTTGTCGGGGTGGGTATCGGCCACAAAACGACAGATGAAAAAGAAACGGGTGATGTCTGCATGACAGTACTCGTCGCTCAGAAGCTGGATGCCAGCCTGCTTAAAATTGACGATATGATCCCGCCGACGATCGGGAAGTTTAAGACGGATGTTATCGAAACAGGAGAGATTTTCGCGGGAACACATCACGACACAGAGGATGTTGCACTGACAGAAGAAGAGAATGTGGGCGCCCAGATCCTGGCAAAGCGTTTACGGCCGGTCAAAGGCGGCTACAGTGTGGGGCATTACAAGATTACCGCAGGTACGATGGCAACGGCTGTGTATGATGCAAAACCCTATCCGGGTATTCCCTCGAAGTACTACATGCTGAGCAACAACCACGTACTGGCCAACTCCAACAACGCAAGAATCGGCGATCCCATTTTGCAACCCGGTCCCTATGATGGCGGAAAAAGACGCAAAGACCGGATCGCCCGCTTGTCCAGGTTTGTGCCCATTCGTTTCAATGGCCCGTGCAATTATGTCGATGCGGCCATTGCCGAGGGGCAATTCCATGATCTCAATCGTGAGATTTACTGGATTGGCTATGTGAAAGGGGTCGGGGCTGTGAAAGTGGGGACGATCGTTCAGAAAACAGGGCGTACAACCAACTACACCACAGGAAAGGTTGTGGCGCTGAATGGCACTGTGAATGTAAATTATGGCAGCGGTCAGGTGGCCAAAATGTGCCGCCAGATTATAACGACGAACATGTCGGCGGGCGGTGATTCCGGAAGTCTGCTGTGCGATCTGAATGAAAACGCTGTGGGGTTGCTGTTCGCAGGATCTTCAACCGTCACGATTCATAACGATATCCGGTATGTCCAGTCGCTGCTGAATATCAGAATTGTCTGA
- a CDS encoding GYD domain-containing protein, translating into MATYVILSKLSAGAFSDPGEFKGMAATVSEKIRNECPGVTWKESFATMGRFDVVDIVESDDPKQVEKAAMFIRAYGRATTETLVATEWNEFLDVL; encoded by the coding sequence ATGGCAACTTACGTTATTCTCAGCAAACTTTCAGCCGGCGCATTCTCCGACCCCGGAGAGTTTAAAGGAATGGCCGCCACAGTGTCCGAAAAAATCAGGAACGAATGTCCGGGGGTGACATGGAAGGAGAGTTTTGCGACCATGGGCCGTTTTGATGTGGTTGATATTGTCGAATCGGATGATCCCAAACAGGTCGAAAAGGCCGCCATGTTTATCCGCGCTTACGGACGTGCGACAACCGAGACATTGGTTGCGACAGAGTGGAATGAATTCCTTGATGTGCTTTAG
- a CDS encoding protease inhibitor I42 family protein translates to MLIRLPENPSTGYQWQIAGAKNQFVEFLDFGQNV, encoded by the coding sequence ATTCTGATCCGTCTTCCGGAAAATCCGAGTACAGGCTATCAATGGCAAATTGCCGGAGCTAAAAATCAATTTGTTGAATTTTTGGACTTTGGACAAAATGTTTAA
- a CDS encoding extracellular catalytic domain type 1 short-chain-length polyhydroxyalkanoate depolymerase translates to MKRNSIRICFISAWLILFSSSVLIAGQNISEQYKKSPNPGSKDREYTVHLPTGYTGDRPLPLVVVLHGCLQDNDVIQHDTKFDDIADEEGFIAVYPFVTSYDGMRSENCWGFWFDDEIHRGIGEVGDIYGIIQRVKKDYNIDPNRIHITGLSSGGAMTTVVMVAYPDIIASGAVGAGIAYGETANAVKFRCSPFYNGIFESVSQTVSEMEEEMKEQKRPVPVLIFHSEDDCVVDIQAAENNRDAWAGLFGVDLESPVYETSGTTRGRSWTYRKYGNIEGRTNIETHFVKGPDHAWIGGAEGKYADPDGPDWSEIAWDFFESHPLGVNQKPAVTITSGVASERCITVKGVASDPDGSVANVKVALDGIYPQAPSEAELTGDGSYSATLCNLPDNARYIPVAVATDDGNARSDPVTGDCISLGNPPENAPPSVKINPVRVNEQCVRLTGTAKDDREVARAEVRLDGGKWVAVPLDSGKWRYEKCGLAEGTHSFAVRAEDKECGITTETGPDFTIRPPAYEESVSDTLTNHVAARRVRYYASGAGFGAFDVSYMDLYSEYGGQTEFILYRVGDPPDDKWYAEKGNIPGVSRSDDSPALTVGLPEVVDHCVIVGGTVTDEDGVRSVEVKIGNDTAKQAGVYRTGWRYSQCDLPEGEYYLAVKATDSRSRTTLMKGPSFRIGAVSEAPTVSIDTSALNNTCISLAGTADDDTSVAEIAVQVGQPGSWEDVVRSGHAWRFDRCGYESDHYVVSVRATDTQGLSATAVSRLSSGDSPSVFCREHTSSNTAHILRGRAYPCGIGFWETCALGSGTNLGLNNIFTTTTLKESPEGHYEEGKCE, encoded by the coding sequence ATGAAGAGGAATTCTATCAGAATATGCTTCATTTCAGCATGGTTGATATTATTTTCATCATCTGTTCTCATCGCCGGTCAGAACATATCCGAACAGTACAAAAAAAGTCCGAATCCCGGTTCCAAAGACCGCGAATATACGGTTCATCTGCCCACGGGATACACCGGAGACCGGCCCTTGCCTCTGGTCGTGGTTCTGCACGGCTGTCTTCAGGACAATGATGTGATTCAGCACGATACGAAGTTTGACGATATTGCGGACGAAGAGGGATTTATTGCCGTGTACCCCTTTGTCACATCTTACGATGGCATGAGATCCGAAAATTGCTGGGGATTCTGGTTTGACGACGAAATCCACCGCGGCATTGGCGAAGTCGGCGATATTTACGGAATCATTCAGCGCGTAAAAAAAGACTACAATATTGATCCGAACCGCATTCATATTACCGGCCTCTCCTCCGGCGGCGCTATGACAACCGTCGTGATGGTGGCCTACCCGGACATCATTGCATCGGGGGCCGTCGGTGCCGGTATCGCCTATGGCGAAACCGCCAACGCCGTGAAATTCAGGTGCAGCCCTTTTTACAATGGCATCTTTGAATCCGTCAGCCAGACTGTTTCAGAAATGGAAGAGGAAATGAAAGAGCAGAAGCGTCCGGTTCCGGTACTCATTTTTCATTCCGAAGATGACTGTGTGGTCGATATTCAGGCCGCAGAGAACAACCGGGATGCCTGGGCCGGACTCTTTGGGGTTGACCTGGAAAGCCCGGTTTATGAAACATCCGGGACCACCCGTGGCCGGTCGTGGACCTACAGGAAATACGGGAACATCGAAGGCCGGACAAATATCGAAACCCATTTTGTAAAAGGGCCGGACCATGCCTGGATCGGCGGGGCCGAGGGAAAATACGCTGATCCTGACGGACCGGACTGGTCTGAAATCGCATGGGATTTTTTTGAAAGCCACCCGCTCGGAGTGAATCAGAAACCGGCAGTGACCATTACGTCCGGCGTCGCTTCGGAGAGATGTATCACGGTCAAGGGCGTTGCCTCGGACCCTGACGGATCGGTTGCAAATGTAAAGGTGGCCCTGGACGGTATATATCCCCAGGCCCCGTCCGAGGCAGAGCTGACGGGCGACGGCTCCTATTCCGCCACCCTCTGCAATCTGCCTGACAATGCCCGCTATATTCCCGTGGCCGTTGCGACAGATGACGGCAATGCCCGGTCCGACCCGGTTACCGGCGACTGCATCTCCCTGGGGAATCCGCCTGAAAACGCCCCGCCGTCCGTAAAAATCAACCCGGTCCGGGTGAATGAGCAGTGTGTGCGGCTCACCGGCACTGCCAAAGACGACAGGGAAGTGGCGAGAGCCGAGGTGCGGCTGGACGGCGGAAAATGGGTCGCTGTTCCGCTGGACAGCGGCAAGTGGAGATATGAAAAATGCGGGCTGGCCGAGGGTACGCATTCATTTGCGGTCAGAGCGGAGGATAAAGAATGCGGGATCACAACGGAGACCGGCCCCGATTTTACCATCAGGCCCCCGGCCTATGAGGAAAGTGTTTCGGATACGCTGACAAACCACGTTGCGGCCCGGCGGGTAAGGTATTATGCCAGCGGCGCCGGATTCGGGGCATTTGATGTCTCTTATATGGACCTGTATTCCGAGTATGGCGGGCAGACCGAATTTATCCTTTACCGCGTCGGAGATCCGCCGGACGACAAATGGTATGCGGAGAAGGGAAATATTCCCGGTGTCTCCCGTTCGGATGATTCGCCCGCACTGACCGTGGGCCTCCCGGAAGTGGTCGATCACTGTGTCATTGTCGGCGGAACGGTGACGGATGAGGACGGGGTGCGTTCCGTTGAAGTGAAAATCGGAAACGACACGGCGAAGCAGGCGGGAGTTTACCGGACAGGCTGGCGGTACAGCCAGTGTGATTTGCCGGAAGGGGAATATTATCTGGCTGTCAAAGCAACAGACAGTCGCTCCCGGACGACACTGATGAAAGGTCCGTCCTTCAGAATCGGTGCTGTTTCCGAAGCGCCGACAGTTTCCATTGACACATCGGCTTTGAATAACACCTGCATCTCTCTGGCAGGGACTGCCGACGACGATACATCCGTGGCCGAAATCGCGGTTCAGGTCGGGCAGCCCGGGTCCTGGGAAGACGTGGTCCGTTCCGGTCATGCCTGGCGTTTCGACAGGTGCGGATATGAGTCGGATCATTATGTCGTATCTGTGCGGGCCACCGACACGCAGGGATTATCCGCAACAGCGGTCAGCAGACTCTCTTCGGGTGACAGCCCGTCTGTTTTCTGCCGGGAACATACGTCATCCAATACCGCCCATATCCTCAGAGGCCGGGCGTATCCATGCGGTATCGGTTTCTGGGAGACATGCGCTCTGGGGTCCGGGACAAATCTGGGGCTTAACAACATCTTCACAACGACAACCCTGAAAGAGTCTCCGGAAGGGCATTATGAAGAGGGGAAATGTGAATGA
- a CDS encoding protease inhibitor I42 family protein gives MNPDAIFGGGGIRISIFKAKASGTVKIQMTLRREWEPENSVIDSFEVTIHIRDNH, from the coding sequence ATGAACCCCGATGCGATTTTCGGAGGCGGTGGCATACGCATTTCTATATTCAAAGCCAAAGCCTCCGGCACGGTGAAAATTCAGATGACGCTCCGGCGGGAGTGGGAACCGGAAAATAGTGTCATTGACAGTTTTGAAGTGACAATTCACATCCGCGATAATCATTAA